A single Streptomyces mirabilis DNA region contains:
- a CDS encoding menaquinone biosynthesis decarboxylase: MAYDDLRSLLRALEREGDLKRIKAEVDPYLEVGEIVDRVQKAGGPALLFENVRGSAMPLAMNVFGTDRRLLKALGLKSYGEISEKIGGLLRPELPHGFVGVREAFGKLGAMTHVPPKKVKSDNAPVQEVLLHGEDVDLDALPALFTWPQDGGSFFNLGLTHTKDPESGIRNLGLYRLQRHDKRTIGMHWQIHKDSRNHYQVAARRGERLPVAIAFGCPPAVTYASTAPLPGDIDEYLFAGFIQGKRIEMVDCKTVPLQVPANAEVVLEGWLEPGEMLPEGPFGDHTGFYTPQEPFPALTIDCVTMRKRPLLQSIVVGRPPTEDGPLGRATERFFLPLLKIIVPDIVDYHLPEAGGFHNCAIVAIDKKYPKHAQKVMHAVWGAHMMSLTKLIVVVDSDCDVHDLHEVAWRALGNTDYARDLTVVEGPVDHLDHASYQQFWGGKAGIDATRKWPEEGYTRDGGWPEMVLSDPETAATVDRRWKEYGL, encoded by the coding sequence ATGGCTTACGACGATCTTCGATCCCTGCTGAGGGCGCTGGAGCGCGAGGGCGACCTCAAGCGCATCAAGGCCGAGGTGGACCCGTATCTGGAGGTCGGGGAGATCGTCGACCGGGTGCAGAAGGCGGGTGGACCGGCGCTGCTCTTCGAGAACGTGCGCGGGTCCGCCATGCCGCTCGCCATGAACGTCTTCGGGACCGACCGGCGGCTGCTGAAGGCCCTCGGCCTGAAGTCGTACGGCGAGATCAGCGAGAAGATCGGCGGCCTGCTCAGGCCCGAGCTGCCCCACGGCTTCGTGGGCGTACGTGAGGCCTTCGGCAAGCTCGGCGCGATGACCCACGTCCCGCCGAAGAAGGTGAAGTCCGACAACGCACCCGTGCAGGAGGTCCTGCTGCACGGTGAGGACGTCGACCTGGACGCCCTCCCCGCGCTCTTCACCTGGCCCCAGGACGGCGGCTCGTTCTTCAACCTCGGGCTCACCCACACCAAGGACCCCGAGTCCGGGATCCGCAATCTCGGGCTCTACCGCCTCCAGCGCCACGACAAGCGCACCATCGGCATGCACTGGCAGATCCACAAGGACAGCCGCAACCACTACCAGGTGGCGGCGAGGAGGGGAGAGCGACTGCCCGTCGCGATCGCCTTCGGGTGCCCCCCCGCCGTGACGTACGCCTCCACCGCTCCCCTGCCCGGTGACATCGACGAGTACCTCTTCGCCGGGTTCATCCAGGGCAAGCGGATCGAGATGGTGGACTGCAAGACCGTCCCGCTGCAGGTCCCCGCGAACGCGGAGGTCGTGCTCGAAGGGTGGCTGGAGCCGGGGGAGATGCTCCCGGAGGGGCCCTTCGGCGACCACACGGGGTTCTACACACCCCAGGAGCCCTTCCCGGCGCTGACCATCGACTGCGTCACCATGCGCAAGCGGCCGCTGCTCCAGTCGATCGTCGTGGGGCGGCCCCCGACGGAGGACGGCCCCCTCGGGCGAGCGACCGAGCGCTTCTTCCTCCCCCTGCTGAAGATCATCGTGCCGGACATCGTGGACTACCACCTCCCCGAGGCCGGCGGTTTCCACAACTGCGCGATCGTCGCCATCGACAAGAAATACCCCAAGCACGCCCAAAAGGTGATGCATGCCGTCTGGGGGGCGCACATGATGTCCCTCACGAAGCTCATCGTGGTCGTGGACTCGGACTGCGACGTCCACGATCTGCACGAGGTCGCGTGGCGGGCCCTCGGCAACACCGACTACGCCCGCGACCTCACCGTCGTCGAAGGTCCCGTCGATCATCTCGACCACGCCTCCTACCAGCAGTTCTGGGGCGGCAAGGCGGGCATCGACGCGACGAGGAAGTGGCCCGAGGAGGGTTACACCCGGGACGGGGGATGGCCGGAAATGGTTCTCTCCGACCCGGAGACGGCGGCGACGGTCGACCGCCGTTGGAAGGAGTACGGCCTGTGA
- a CDS encoding PLD nuclease N-terminal domain-containing protein, translating to MLRYLPFLLVLALWIYSFIDCLNTPEEEVRGLPKVVWVIIILLFGEVLVGPIAWLVAGKVGRGPTRGVTPSEWHRDQRPQYVAPDDNPEFLNSLNAESSPSKNVKDEALLKDWEADLRRREEELRRREAGEESES from the coding sequence ATGCTCAGGTATCTGCCGTTCCTGCTGGTCCTGGCGCTGTGGATCTACTCGTTCATCGACTGCCTGAACACGCCGGAGGAGGAGGTCCGCGGCCTGCCCAAGGTGGTGTGGGTGATCATCATCCTGCTCTTCGGAGAAGTCCTCGTCGGCCCGATCGCCTGGCTCGTCGCGGGCAAGGTCGGCCGGGGCCCGACCCGAGGCGTCACGCCCTCCGAGTGGCACCGCGACCAGCGCCCGCAGTACGTCGCCCCCGACGACAACCCCGAGTTCCTGAACTCCCTCAACGCGGAGTCGTCCCCGTCCAAGAACGTCAAGGACGAGGCACTCCTGAAGGACTGGGAGGCCGACCTGCGGCGCCGCGAGGAGGAGCTGCGCCGGCGCGAGGCCGGCGAGGAGTCCGAGAGCTGA
- a CDS encoding purine-cytosine permease family protein — translation MTTAPAGTTAPITPEYGDRVIAVETAGSEPIPDAERHGSPLQLLWTWASPNIEFATVYIGVISVLFFGLNFWQAAAALLLGTALGALTQGVLSLDGPRFGVPQMVIGRLSFGYRGNLLPAGVNALVAGVGWFAVNSVSAAFALNTLTGLRPLPSLLLVVAVEIVIGFIGHNFVHAFEKYAFPALAVVFLVAGVWTFDHAALGTTGGGGGIGGFLLAFSTAWGYAAGWNPYATDYSRYLPRTANKFRTALYPAVGLFLSVAVVSLIGAASATIAAPGSATPTAAFTGHLPSWLGDLVLLSIILGGVSANALNVYSSAMSITSLGLRLPAWLGRGALVVLSGVAGTAAAWASLSDAGHAYEAFLLVIAYWIGPWLGVVLVERWFLTRTPDDEPARRLGDRAFTNWPGITALLIGVAVSVPLFSNQEKYVGWVPKHWASFGDITCLVGFVASAALYALLRRAPRTG, via the coding sequence ATGACGACCGCTCCCGCCGGCACCACCGCACCGATCACGCCCGAGTACGGCGACAGAGTCATCGCCGTCGAGACGGCGGGCTCGGAACCGATCCCCGACGCCGAACGCCACGGCAGTCCGCTCCAGTTGCTGTGGACCTGGGCCTCCCCGAACATCGAGTTCGCGACCGTGTACATCGGCGTGATCTCGGTCCTCTTCTTCGGGCTGAACTTCTGGCAGGCGGCCGCGGCACTGCTGCTGGGCACGGCGCTGGGCGCCCTGACGCAAGGCGTCCTGTCCCTCGACGGACCCCGGTTCGGCGTCCCGCAGATGGTGATCGGCCGCCTCTCCTTCGGCTACCGGGGCAATCTGCTGCCGGCCGGAGTGAACGCCCTGGTGGCGGGCGTGGGCTGGTTCGCCGTGAACAGCGTGAGCGCCGCGTTCGCGCTGAACACGCTGACGGGTCTGCGCCCCCTGCCCTCGCTGCTGCTGGTGGTGGCGGTCGAGATCGTGATCGGCTTCATCGGCCACAACTTCGTGCACGCCTTCGAGAAGTACGCGTTCCCGGCGCTGGCGGTGGTGTTCCTGGTGGCCGGGGTGTGGACGTTCGACCACGCGGCCCTGGGCACCACGGGCGGGGGCGGCGGCATCGGCGGCTTCCTGCTGGCCTTCAGCACGGCGTGGGGGTACGCGGCGGGCTGGAACCCGTACGCCACGGACTACTCGCGCTACCTTCCCCGCACGGCGAACAAGTTCAGGACCGCCCTCTACCCGGCCGTCGGACTCTTCCTCTCCGTCGCGGTCGTCTCCCTCATCGGCGCGGCGTCAGCGACGATCGCAGCCCCCGGGAGCGCGACCCCGACGGCCGCCTTCACCGGCCATCTCCCGTCCTGGCTCGGCGACTTGGTGCTGCTCTCCATCATCCTGGGCGGTGTCTCGGCGAACGCGCTGAACGTCTACTCCTCCGCCATGTCCATCACCTCGCTCGGCCTGCGGCTGCCGGCCTGGCTGGGGCGCGGCGCGCTGGTGGTGCTCTCGGGCGTGGCGGGCACGGCGGCGGCGTGGGCGTCGCTGTCCGACGCCGGGCATGCGTACGAGGCGTTCCTGCTGGTCATCGCGTACTGGATCGGACCGTGGCTGGGAGTGGTGCTGGTGGAACGGTGGTTCCTGACCCGTACACCCGACGACGAGCCGGCCCGGCGTCTGGGCGACCGCGCGTTCACCAACTGGCCCGGAATCACCGCCCTGTTGATCGGCGTGGCGGTCTCGGTTCCGCTCTTCTCCAACCAGGAGAAGTACGTGGGCTGGGTGCCGAAGCACTGGGCGTCCTTCGGCGACATCACCTGCCTGGTGGGCTTCGTGGCGAGCGCGGCGCTGTACGCGCTGCTGCGGCGGGCGCCCCGCACGGGCTGA
- a CDS encoding ArsR/SmtB family transcription factor: MAERASHRAAPEHTHPDDVPVQTALAALADPVRVTLVRELADSAEWTRSCGSFDVPVGKAGLSHHFAVLRGAGLVEQRDEGPKRVNRLRREEFEARFPGLLDLVLREDPTH; encoded by the coding sequence GTGGCGGAACGAGCGAGTCACAGAGCCGCCCCGGAACACACCCATCCCGACGACGTTCCGGTCCAGACCGCCCTCGCCGCCCTCGCCGATCCCGTACGCGTGACGCTCGTAAGGGAGTTGGCCGACTCGGCGGAGTGGACACGGAGTTGCGGCAGCTTCGATGTGCCGGTCGGCAAGGCGGGCCTCAGCCACCACTTCGCGGTGCTGCGCGGGGCGGGTCTGGTGGAGCAGCGCGACGAGGGTCCCAAGCGCGTCAACCGCCTACGACGCGAGGAGTTCGAGGCCCGCTTCCCCGGACTCCTCGACCTGGTGCTGCGTGAGGACCCGACGCACTGA
- a CDS encoding quinone oxidoreductase family protein — MRAVEIQEYGGPEVLKVVEAEVPEPGPGQVSIDVAYTGVNFADLKARAEGYRVPALPFVPGLEVSGRVRALGAGVTGLAVGQEVAALTQGGAYADVVVADAVTVFPLPPGVGLRTGATLPTVLPTAYALIHAVGRLQPGETVLVQGAAGGVGTVLGQLASAAGAGAVYGVVSGAAKAEYAREHGYDEVFVTSSASFTKEVREATDGRGVDLALDPVGGETLRASLAALAPFGRLVSFGNASGAQPWQVGQPDLYPLALSVSGFSILTLAQTAPTELRALTERAFRTVVDGVVSLPVTAEFALSDAAEAHRLMGTRTSTGKLLLRTHGSAGEADIA; from the coding sequence ATGCGCGCGGTCGAGATCCAGGAGTACGGCGGTCCCGAGGTACTGAAGGTCGTGGAGGCGGAGGTGCCCGAGCCCGGTCCGGGGCAGGTGAGCATCGACGTGGCGTACACGGGTGTGAACTTCGCCGACCTCAAGGCACGGGCCGAGGGCTACCGGGTGCCCGCCCTGCCCTTCGTCCCCGGTCTGGAGGTCTCGGGCCGCGTCCGGGCCCTCGGCGCCGGGGTCACCGGCCTCGCCGTGGGGCAGGAGGTGGCCGCCTTGACGCAGGGCGGCGCGTACGCGGACGTCGTCGTGGCCGATGCGGTGACCGTCTTCCCGCTGCCGCCCGGTGTGGGCCTGCGCACGGGCGCGACCCTCCCCACCGTGCTGCCCACCGCGTACGCCCTGATCCATGCCGTGGGCCGGCTCCAGCCCGGCGAGACGGTGCTCGTGCAGGGCGCGGCGGGTGGGGTGGGCACGGTGCTGGGGCAGTTGGCGAGCGCGGCGGGGGCCGGGGCTGTCTACGGGGTGGTGTCGGGCGCGGCGAAGGCCGAGTACGCACGGGAGCACGGTTACGACGAGGTCTTCGTCACCTCCTCCGCCTCCTTCACGAAGGAGGTGCGCGAGGCGACGGACGGTCGCGGGGTGGACCTGGCCCTCGACCCGGTCGGCGGCGAAACCCTCCGGGCCTCCCTCGCCGCGCTCGCCCCCTTCGGCCGCCTGGTCTCCTTCGGCAACGCGAGCGGGGCGCAGCCGTGGCAGGTGGGCCAGCCGGACCTCTACCCGCTGGCCCTGTCGGTCTCCGGCTTCTCCATCCTCACCCTGGCCCAGACGGCCCCGACCGAACTGCGCGCCCTGACCGAACGCGCCTTCCGGACGGTGGTGGACGGGGTGGTGTCCCTGCCGGTGACGGCGGAGTTCGCCCTGTCGGACGCGGCGGAGGCGCACCGGCTGATGGGGACGCGGACGAGCACGGGGAAACTGTTGTTGCGCACCCACGGCTCGGCCGGGGAGGCCGACATCGCGTGA
- a CDS encoding abortive phage infection protein — MREITRARFMGMAAAAGGAVVLPVGRAGATGRRPGLTYRGVVYEVTDGETPSTGWSPGRMRRDLRAIAHDLHADSVKVTGDGVERLTATAAEAAKLGLNVWLEPTLGDVPEREILDHLAQTGRFAERLRRRGAGVHLSVGCEFVLYVPGIVPGANAQERVEHLLKGDFDPVLMARRLHRFTARAASVGRSVFHGRLTYAAAQDEDVDWGLFDLVGVDYYGYFRDRNAYVRDLAALRRFGKPVAVMEFGCCTFEGAPEKGGMGWDVVDYGKKPPEIKGGLVRSERTQAAYLTDVLSVFESMGLYSAIAYTFVTPDAPHRPRDPRHDLDMASYGIVKTVEDRHGGRHWEPKESFRALARQYARARTC; from the coding sequence ATGCGGGAGATCACTCGGGCACGGTTCATGGGGATGGCCGCGGCGGCCGGGGGCGCGGTGGTGCTGCCGGTCGGGCGGGCCGGGGCGACGGGGCGACGGCCGGGACTGACGTACCGGGGTGTGGTGTACGAGGTGACGGACGGGGAGACGCCGAGCACCGGGTGGAGCCCCGGGCGCATGCGCCGCGACCTGCGCGCCATCGCGCACGACCTGCACGCCGACTCAGTCAAGGTCACCGGCGACGGCGTCGAACGGCTCACCGCCACCGCGGCCGAGGCGGCGAAGCTCGGTCTGAACGTCTGGCTGGAGCCGACCCTGGGCGACGTACCGGAACGCGAGATCCTCGACCACCTCGCGCAGACGGGCCGGTTCGCCGAGCGGCTGCGGCGGCGGGGCGCGGGAGTGCATCTCAGTGTCGGCTGCGAGTTCGTGCTGTACGTGCCCGGGATCGTGCCCGGCGCCAACGCCCAGGAGCGCGTCGAACATCTGCTCAAGGGCGACTTCGACCCCGTACTGATGGCACGGCGCCTGCACCGGTTCACGGCGAGGGCGGCGTCCGTGGGCAGGTCCGTCTTCCACGGGCGGCTGACGTACGCCGCCGCGCAGGACGAGGACGTCGACTGGGGCCTCTTCGACCTCGTCGGTGTCGACTACTACGGCTACTTCCGGGACCGGAACGCCTACGTCCGCGACCTCGCCGCGCTGCGGCGCTTCGGGAAGCCCGTCGCCGTCATGGAGTTCGGCTGCTGCACCTTCGAGGGCGCGCCGGAGAAGGGCGGCATGGGCTGGGACGTCGTCGACTACGGCAAAAAACCGCCGGAGATCAAGGGCGGTCTCGTCCGCAGTGAGCGCACACAGGCCGCGTATCTGACGGACGTGCTGTCGGTGTTCGAGTCGATGGGCCTGTACTCGGCGATAGCGTACACCTTCGTCACCCCCGACGCCCCGCACCGCCCCCGCGACCCCCGCCACGACCTCGACATGGCGAGCTACGGGATCGTGAAGACGGTCGAGGACCGCCACGGCGGACGGCACTGGGAGCCGAAGGAGTCCTTCCGCGCGCTGGCCCGGCAGTACGCACGCGCGCGCACCTGCTGA
- a CDS encoding PucR family transcriptional regulator produces the protein MPALTLRDILALDPVRGSEPELLAGEGALDRPVRWVHSSEVYEGANFLDGGELLLTNGFGLTDADEDTRRRYVRELAARGAAGLAVEVGRSLVRMPEEVVDEARRLGLPLLALHRVVPFVRITEAANRAIVARGLSGRAASVRPWGGDHTAALLADLADGQALNQPEVEARAALAGFHPGPGARLVGVSAHGARELGVVDRAARSLGGVAVLRAAFPGDVLALVAMPDDAVRSVTARRDVVRAVQEAFRTAAEAGVTVAVGHAVLAGGGWLRWSETLRAARTTLELALTVSSAEPGPTGGPVVTSSRALTLERELTRGGVDANRDRLARLVQHTLGPLLVWEAAHPSDLVRTLEIHLRHGCSPTRTAALLHIGRQSLYQRLERIESLLGLEIDDPDLLGELLAALCAHRIVRGVPAAAGGGLRTVA, from the coding sequence GTGCCCGCACTCACCCTCCGCGACATCCTGGCCCTCGACCCCGTCCGCGGCAGCGAGCCCGAACTCCTCGCCGGCGAAGGCGCCCTGGACCGCCCGGTCCGTTGGGTGCATTCGAGCGAGGTGTACGAGGGGGCGAACTTCCTCGACGGCGGCGAACTGCTCCTCACCAACGGCTTCGGGCTGACCGACGCGGACGAGGACACCCGCCGGCGCTACGTCCGCGAGCTGGCCGCGCGCGGAGCGGCGGGGCTCGCGGTGGAGGTCGGACGGTCGCTGGTGCGGATGCCGGAGGAGGTCGTCGACGAGGCCCGGCGGCTGGGGCTGCCGCTGCTCGCCCTGCACCGGGTGGTGCCCTTCGTCCGCATCACCGAGGCCGCGAACCGGGCGATCGTGGCGCGCGGTCTGTCGGGGCGGGCGGCGTCCGTACGGCCCTGGGGCGGCGACCACACCGCCGCCCTGCTCGCCGATCTCGCCGACGGGCAGGCCCTCAACCAGCCCGAGGTGGAGGCACGCGCGGCGCTCGCCGGGTTCCATCCGGGTCCGGGCGCGCGGCTGGTCGGGGTGTCGGCGCACGGGGCGCGCGAGCTGGGCGTGGTCGACCGGGCGGCGCGCTCCCTGGGCGGGGTCGCGGTGCTGCGGGCGGCGTTCCCGGGGGACGTACTGGCGCTGGTGGCGATGCCGGACGACGCCGTACGGTCGGTGACGGCGCGGCGGGATGTCGTACGGGCCGTGCAGGAGGCCTTCCGGACGGCCGCCGAGGCCGGGGTGACCGTGGCGGTCGGACACGCGGTTCTCGCGGGCGGTGGCTGGCTGCGCTGGAGCGAGACACTGCGGGCGGCCCGGACGACCCTGGAACTGGCGCTCACCGTGTCGTCCGCCGAACCCGGCCCGACCGGCGGCCCGGTCGTCACCTCCTCCCGCGCCCTCACCCTGGAACGCGAGCTGACCCGAGGCGGTGTGGACGCCAACCGGGACCGCCTCGCCCGCCTGGTCCAGCACACCCTGGGCCCCCTGCTGGTCTGGGAGGCCGCCCACCCCAGCGACCTCGTGCGCACCCTGGAGATCCACCTCCGCCACGGCTGCTCACCCACCCGCACCGCGGCCCTGCTCCACATCGGCCGCCAGTCCCTCTACCAGCGCCTGGAACGCATCGAATCCCTCCTGGGCCTGGAGATCGACGACCCGGACCTCCTGGGAGAGCTGCTCGCGGCCCTGTGCGCGCACCGGATCGTGCGGGGGGTGCCGGCGGCCGCGGGAGGCGGCCTGCGGACGGTGGCCTGA
- a CDS encoding nucleoside deaminase, giving the protein MERIDQARARVWLSTAVAEARAGLAEGGIPIGAALYGADGTLLGRGHNRRVQDGDPSMHAETSAFRAAGRQRSYRGTTMVTTLSPCWYCSGLVRQFGISRVVVGEAETFHGGHDWLAEHGVEIVLLDDPECTALMRDFIKDNPALWNEDIGE; this is encoded by the coding sequence ATGGAGCGCATCGATCAAGCACGGGCACGGGTGTGGCTGTCGACCGCCGTCGCGGAGGCCCGCGCCGGGCTGGCGGAGGGCGGCATCCCCATCGGCGCCGCGCTGTACGGCGCGGACGGCACGCTTCTGGGCCGCGGACACAACCGGCGGGTCCAGGACGGCGACCCGTCCATGCACGCGGAGACCTCGGCGTTCCGCGCTGCGGGACGACAGCGTTCGTACCGCGGTACGACCATGGTGACGACCCTGTCGCCGTGCTGGTACTGCTCCGGCCTGGTCCGCCAGTTCGGCATCTCGCGGGTCGTGGTGGGCGAGGCGGAGACCTTCCACGGCGGCCACGACTGGCTGGCCGAGCACGGCGTGGAGATCGTGCTCCTGGACGACCCCGAGTGCACCGCGCTGATGCGTGACTTCATCAAGGACAACCCGGCTCTGTGGAACGAGGACATTGGTGAGTAG
- a CDS encoding isopenicillin N synthase family dioxygenase gives MSSPRTPRIPTVDLRPWLDGDPEARTRIARTVDEALQSAGFLLVTGHGVDPALRTRIREAARAFFALPTEVKQPYAVQVGGRGWLGPGAEANGYSEGTRTPPDLKESLTFATHEPFEDPETNAEWYAPNVWPAEAPELRKLCEEYLAGMGELENHLLALLGEALGLEPDFFTRHMDHPTYGFNINWYPGTEVVGEPEPGQFRIGPHTDFGTVTILDRQAGKGGLQVYTDAGGWEDAPFDPAAFTINIGDLMARWTGDRWRSGRHRVLPPPADAPAEELMSLVYFGECTPGTVVESVPAPVGRVAYPPVDSHVYLREKLDSITVG, from the coding sequence GTGAGTAGCCCCCGTACCCCCCGCATCCCGACCGTCGACCTGCGGCCCTGGCTGGACGGCGACCCCGAGGCCCGTACCCGCATCGCCCGCACCGTCGACGAAGCCCTCCAGAGCGCCGGTTTCCTCCTCGTCACCGGACACGGTGTGGACCCGGCCCTTCGCACCCGCATCCGCGAGGCCGCCCGCGCCTTCTTCGCCCTCCCCACGGAGGTCAAGCAGCCGTACGCCGTCCAGGTCGGAGGGCGCGGCTGGCTCGGCCCGGGTGCCGAGGCCAACGGTTATTCGGAAGGTACTCGGACGCCTCCCGACCTCAAGGAGTCGCTGACCTTCGCGACGCACGAGCCCTTCGAGGACCCGGAGACGAACGCGGAGTGGTACGCGCCCAACGTCTGGCCCGCCGAGGCCCCCGAGCTGCGGAAACTCTGCGAGGAGTACCTGGCGGGGATGGGTGAACTGGAGAACCACCTGCTGGCCCTCCTGGGTGAGGCCCTGGGACTGGAGCCGGACTTCTTCACCCGGCACATGGACCACCCGACGTACGGCTTCAACATCAACTGGTACCCGGGAACGGAGGTCGTCGGCGAGCCGGAGCCCGGCCAGTTCCGTATCGGCCCCCACACCGACTTCGGCACCGTCACCATCCTCGACCGGCAGGCCGGCAAGGGCGGGCTGCAGGTCTACACGGACGCGGGCGGCTGGGAGGACGCGCCCTTCGACCCGGCGGCGTTCACGATCAACATCGGCGATCTGATGGCCCGTTGGACCGGCGACCGGTGGCGCTCGGGCCGGCACCGTGTGCTGCCCCCGCCCGCCGACGCGCCGGCCGAGGAGCTGATGTCGCTGGTCTACTTCGGCGAGTGCACGCCGGGGACGGTGGTGGAGTCGGTGCCCGCGCCGGTGGGCCGCGTCGCGTATCCGCCCGTCGACTCCCATGTTTATCTGCGCGAAAAGCTGGATTCGATCACCGTGGGGTAG
- a CDS encoding ABC transporter substrate-binding protein yields the protein MARLWTWLREDVWEIRFRRYVALTLAAVLAGLGIWGGMTATKENRSCAPGVVQPKGSDECVGVSWTTYAFGRPQFADTVRAIHRENARLAPGSYVTVALLEPFTATDADNLGDVLHELQGAYLAQYQANHDTTGLKPKIRLVLANPGSTGTYWQHTVDQLAGMTGGSDRLRAVTGVGLSTDNNKKAVKELTSRGIPVIGSSITADDLANGQNGKDPFPGLARVSPTNTDEARALASFAKVSAANAFLVYDRTGDPYTRTLQASFEKMLKGSRYEAQPFTPPADRSKEGSTSNVFMQITNILCNTPTTTNTILFAGRHTQLRQFINMLGQRGCHDRRFTVLTGDEGSYLAGDKDLDPAALKDPLLTVRYTSLAHPDAWLKDTAKTGGSAADANVLQSLLGSAGKEPVGPLGPIALDDGQLIIAYDAMRLAVRGIRGASPTGKIPALADVGLQWPQVKGKELRVNGASGWICLDAHGNPYDKAVPIVQLTPESRARFVKIAWPEGKPPTECLPPA from the coding sequence ATGGCGCGCTTGTGGACCTGGCTGCGCGAGGACGTCTGGGAGATTCGTTTCCGCAGGTATGTCGCGCTGACCCTCGCGGCGGTACTGGCGGGCCTCGGCATCTGGGGCGGCATGACGGCCACCAAGGAGAATCGCTCCTGCGCGCCCGGCGTCGTCCAGCCGAAGGGCAGCGACGAGTGCGTGGGCGTCTCGTGGACGACGTACGCCTTCGGGCGTCCGCAGTTCGCCGACACCGTACGGGCCATCCACCGCGAGAACGCCCGTCTGGCGCCCGGCAGTTACGTCACCGTCGCGCTCCTCGAACCCTTCACCGCCACCGACGCCGACAACCTGGGCGATGTGCTGCACGAGCTCCAGGGCGCCTATCTGGCCCAGTACCAGGCCAACCACGACACCACCGGCCTGAAGCCGAAGATCCGCCTGGTGCTGGCCAACCCCGGCTCCACCGGCACGTACTGGCAGCACACGGTCGACCAGCTGGCGGGCATGACGGGAGGCTCCGACCGGCTGCGCGCGGTGACCGGGGTCGGTCTGAGCACCGACAACAACAAGAAGGCCGTCAAGGAGCTGACCAGCCGGGGCATCCCGGTGATAGGGAGTTCGATCACCGCCGACGACCTGGCCAACGGGCAGAACGGCAAGGACCCGTTCCCCGGCCTCGCCCGGGTCTCCCCCACCAACACCGACGAGGCACGCGCCCTCGCCTCCTTCGCCAAGGTCTCCGCCGCCAACGCCTTCCTCGTCTACGACCGCACCGGCGACCCGTACACGCGCACGCTCCAGGCGTCCTTCGAGAAGATGCTCAAGGGCTCGCGCTACGAGGCCCAGCCGTTCACCCCGCCCGCAGACCGCAGCAAGGAGGGCAGCACCTCCAACGTCTTCATGCAGATCACCAACATCCTCTGCAACACGCCGACCACCACGAACACCATCCTGTTCGCGGGGCGTCACACCCAGCTGCGGCAGTTCATCAACATGCTGGGCCAGCGCGGCTGCCACGACCGCCGGTTCACCGTGCTCACCGGCGACGAGGGCTCCTACCTCGCCGGGGACAAGGACCTCGACCCGGCCGCCCTCAAGGACCCGCTGCTGACCGTCCGCTACACGTCCCTGGCCCACCCGGACGCCTGGCTGAAGGACACCGCGAAGACGGGCGGCAGCGCGGCCGACGCGAACGTGCTGCAGTCGCTTCTGGGGAGTGCCGGGAAGGAGCCGGTCGGGCCCCTCGGGCCGATCGCCCTGGACGACGGCCAGCTGATCATCGCGTACGACGCCATGCGGCTCGCCGTGCGCGGCATCCGCGGGGCGTCGCCGACGGGGAAGATCCCGGCCCTCGCGGACGTCGGGCTCCAGTGGCCGCAGGTCAAGGGCAAGGAGCTGCGGGTGAACGGGGCGAGCGGGTGGATCTGTCTGGACGCCCACGGCAATCCGTACGACAAGGCGGTGCCGATCGTGCAGCTGACGCCCGAGTCCCGGGCTCGCTTTGTGAAGATCGCGTGGCCTGAAGGGAAGCCGCCGACGGAGTGTCTGCCGCCGGCTTGA
- a CDS encoding SRPBCC domain-containing protein, translating into MTRAIEEGATETREDGTRVLHYVLHLPQPVENVWAAVATSEGLRGWLAAAEVFEPRLGGAVTLRGIGSGRITAWDVERIAEYTVEGRGRIRFHLEPTRPTGTTVRFTHESPESENPGWPRRFERLVAHLASAPDRSAP; encoded by the coding sequence ATGACCCGAGCCATCGAAGAGGGCGCCACCGAGACCCGGGAGGACGGCACCCGCGTCCTGCACTACGTGCTGCACCTTCCCCAGCCTGTGGAGAACGTCTGGGCGGCGGTGGCCACCTCGGAAGGACTACGGGGATGGCTGGCCGCCGCCGAGGTCTTCGAGCCGCGACTCGGCGGCGCGGTCACGCTGCGCGGGATCGGCAGCGGCCGGATCACGGCGTGGGACGTCGAGCGGATCGCCGAGTACACGGTCGAGGGCCGGGGCCGCATCCGCTTCCACCTGGAACCGACCCGCCCCACAGGCACGACGGTCCGCTTCACCCACGAGAGCCCCGAGAGCGAGAACCCGGGCTGGCCCCGGCGCTTCGAAAGATTGGTCGCCCACTTGGCAAGCGCCCCGGACAGGAGCGCCCCTTAG